The Palleronia sp. THAF1 genome window below encodes:
- a CDS encoding nucleotide exchange factor GrpE — MSDENERDIQAAIDEMLKGEDDAGVSAADKVKRKSAPRTGDEEFDLDALANGDDIPEIGETDGIAAEVEQLRAENNELKDRFVRALADAENSRKRADRERREAENYGGSKMARDMLPVYDNLQRAMEAIPEENREANASLIEGMELTLRELQNVFSKHGVEVVAPQVGDRFDPKIHEAMFEAPVPNTVKGDIIQVMTVGFMIHDRLLRAAQVGVSATPKA; from the coding sequence ATGTCTGACGAAAACGAACGCGACATCCAGGCCGCCATCGATGAGATGCTGAAAGGCGAAGACGACGCCGGCGTGTCGGCCGCCGACAAGGTCAAACGCAAGTCCGCGCCCCGTACCGGGGACGAGGAATTCGACTTGGATGCGCTCGCCAACGGGGACGACATCCCCGAAATCGGCGAAACCGATGGCATCGCCGCTGAAGTCGAGCAACTCCGGGCCGAGAACAACGAGCTGAAGGACCGCTTCGTGCGGGCCCTTGCCGACGCCGAAAACTCCCGCAAGCGTGCGGACCGCGAACGGCGCGAGGCAGAGAACTACGGCGGCTCGAAGATGGCGCGCGACATGCTGCCCGTCTACGACAACCTCCAGCGCGCGATGGAAGCGATCCCGGAAGAGAACCGCGAAGCCAACGCCTCCTTGATCGAAGGTATGGAATTGACCCTGCGCGAATTGCAGAACGTCTTTTCCAAGCACGGCGTCGAAGTCGTGGCACCCCAGGTCGGCGACCGCTTCGATCCAAAGATTCATGAGGCGATGTTCGAAGCGCCGGTTCCGAACACCGTCAAAGGTGACATCATTCAGGTGATGACCGTCGGCTTCATGATCCACGATCGTCTGTTGCGTGCCGCACAGGTCGGTGTCAGCGCCACGCCCAAGGCATGA
- a CDS encoding pyridoxal phosphate-dependent aminotransferase translates to MKLAASLSRLGTESAFQVLARAGELAAQGQDIINLGIGQPDFRTPEHIVQAGIKALQDGAHGYTPANGLPALREAVAADLHRRHGATVSPDNVIVQPGGKPTMFFAVMAFGEPGAEIMYPNPGFPIYESVINYTGATPVPIALSEDQGFAFDAEMVLGQITDRTRLIIINSPANPTGGVTPKEQIDKLVAGLEAHPHVALLSDEIYSQMLYDGREHVSLLNYPSIRDRLIVLDGWSKTYAMTGWRLGFAVWPDKLVEPITRLCVNDHSCVNAATQHAGIAALTGPQDEVRDMVAQFDTRRRYIVKALNDLPGVRCADAGGAFYAFPNIEGTGMDSRTAQDRFLTEAGVATVSGTSFGAMGEGFVRFSYANSLERIEEAIGRIDKLLAG, encoded by the coding sequence ATGAAGCTCGCCGCCAGCCTGTCGCGTCTGGGCACCGAGAGCGCGTTCCAAGTCCTCGCTCGTGCCGGGGAACTGGCCGCGCAGGGACAGGACATTATCAACCTTGGCATCGGCCAGCCCGATTTCCGCACGCCCGAACACATCGTACAGGCCGGGATCAAGGCCCTCCAAGATGGCGCGCATGGCTACACGCCCGCCAACGGACTGCCCGCCCTGCGCGAAGCCGTCGCCGCCGACCTGCACCGCCGCCACGGCGCCACGGTCAGCCCCGACAATGTGATCGTCCAACCCGGCGGCAAGCCCACAATGTTCTTCGCGGTCATGGCCTTCGGCGAACCGGGGGCCGAGATCATGTATCCCAACCCCGGCTTCCCGATCTACGAGTCAGTCATCAACTATACCGGCGCGACGCCCGTTCCCATTGCTCTGTCCGAAGATCAGGGGTTCGCCTTCGACGCCGAGATGGTGCTGGGCCAGATCACCGACCGCACGCGCTTGATCATCATCAACTCCCCCGCCAACCCCACCGGCGGCGTCACCCCGAAAGAGCAGATAGACAAGCTGGTCGCTGGCCTCGAAGCCCACCCCCACGTCGCGCTGCTGTCGGACGAAATCTACTCTCAGATGCTCTACGACGGGCGCGAACATGTCTCGTTGCTGAACTATCCCAGCATACGCGACCGCCTGATCGTCCTAGACGGCTGGTCCAAGACCTACGCGATGACCGGCTGGCGTCTCGGCTTCGCCGTATGGCCCGATAAGCTGGTCGAGCCCATCACCCGCCTTTGCGTCAACGACCACTCTTGCGTCAACGCCGCGACCCAGCATGCCGGCATCGCCGCGCTCACCGGTCCGCAGGATGAGGTGCGCGACATGGTTGCCCAGTTCGACACCCGCCGCCGCTATATCGTGAAGGCCCTGAACGACCTGCCCGGCGTGCGCTGCGCCGACGCGGGCGGCGCCTTTTATGCCTTTCCGAACATCGAAGGCACTGGCATGGACAGCCGCACAGCGCAGGATCGCTTCCTGACTGAAGCGGGTGTTGCGACAGTCTCAGGCACCAGCTTCGGCGCGATGGGCGAAGGGTTCGTGCGGTTTTCCTACGCCAACAGTCTGGAACGTATCGAAGAAGCCATCGGCCGGATCGATAAACTCCTGGCGGGGTAG